Proteins co-encoded in one Candidatus Zixiibacteriota bacterium genomic window:
- a CDS encoding multiheme c-type cytochrome, whose translation MRQRKTILIGILIMGLAGSAVVGQYRSVPNKLTEESASCIECHESDMPGLVKEWRWSRHYAADVGCFECHAAEPSDPDGFEHNGYNIAIIVSPKDCSKCHQVEFEQFQKSHHADAGAILGSLDNVLGEVVEGPAAAVNGCKQCHGSVVKVLAEGQLDPATWPNSGMGRINPDGSKGSCAACHSRHSFDAALARQPENCGKCHLGPDHPQKEIYEESKHGIAYYANIDRMALGSASWIVGVDYSAAPTCATCHMSATQDLPLTHDVGDRISWTLRPPISQKVDAAAKKAGKTVKSWEARRADMKNVCSNCHTSSYVDNFYTQYDAAVELYNNKFAIPATNIYDKIRSTGLITADITFDDEFEWTYFYLWHHEGRRARMGAAMFAPDYTQWHGFFEVADRFYGPFLAQAREIVEHGKAEGDEKAVAAKEVEELIASVLDMDDHKWYTGNEPEEVKKARIKAAEEFRKRYGQ comes from the coding sequence ATGAGACAGCGAAAAACTATACTAATCGGGATACTGATTATGGGGCTGGCCGGGTCAGCCGTGGTCGGCCAGTATCGCTCGGTTCCCAACAAGCTGACCGAGGAGTCGGCATCGTGTATCGAATGCCACGAATCCGACATGCCGGGACTGGTAAAGGAATGGCGCTGGAGCCGTCACTACGCAGCCGATGTCGGCTGCTTTGAGTGTCACGCGGCTGAGCCGAGTGATCCCGACGGTTTCGAGCACAACGGGTATAACATCGCCATAATCGTCTCACCGAAAGACTGCTCTAAGTGCCACCAGGTCGAGTTCGAGCAGTTTCAGAAATCGCACCATGCCGATGCCGGTGCGATTCTGGGTTCGCTGGACAATGTCCTCGGTGAGGTGGTCGAGGGTCCGGCGGCCGCGGTCAACGGCTGCAAGCAGTGTCATGGTTCGGTAGTCAAGGTGCTCGCCGAGGGGCAGCTTGACCCGGCCACCTGGCCAAACTCCGGCATGGGGCGGATCAACCCCGACGGCTCCAAGGGGTCATGCGCCGCCTGCCATAGCCGCCATTCGTTCGACGCCGCCCTCGCGCGCCAGCCCGAGAATTGCGGCAAGTGCCACCTGGGCCCGGACCATCCCCAGAAAGAAATCTACGAGGAATCAAAGCACGGGATCGCCTATTACGCGAATATCGACCGCATGGCACTGGGAAGCGCGTCATGGATAGTGGGCGTGGACTACTCGGCCGCGCCGACCTGCGCGACCTGCCACATGTCGGCCACCCAGGATTTACCGTTGACACACGATGTCGGCGACCGCATCAGTTGGACTCTGCGCCCGCCGATTTCGCAAAAGGTCGACGCCGCCGCGAAAAAGGCCGGCAAGACGGTCAAGAGCTGGGAGGCTCGTCGGGCAGACATGAAAAACGTCTGCTCCAACTGCCACACGAGCAGTTACGTAGACAACTTCTACACGCAGTACGACGCTGCGGTCGAACTCTACAACAACAAGTTCGCAATCCCGGCGACCAATATCTATGACAAGATCAGATCGACCGGACTAATCACGGCGGATATTACTTTCGACGATGAGTTCGAGTGGACCTACTTCTATCTCTGGCATCACGAGGGACGTCGGGCGCGGATGGGCGCCGCCATGTTCGCCCCCGATTACACGCAATGGCACGGCTTCTTTGAAGTTGCCGACCGGTTCTACGGCCCCTTCCTGGCGCAGGCTCGTGAGATAGTCGAGCACGGCAAGGCCGAAGGTGACGAGAAAGCGGTAGCTGCCAAAGAAGTCGAAGAGCTGATAGCGTCGGTACTCGATATGGATGACCACAAGTGGTACACCGGCAACGAACCGGAAGAGGTAAAGAAGGCGCGAATTAAGGCGGCGGAGGAATTCCGCAAGCGTTACGGGCAGTAG
- a CDS encoding alginate export family protein yields MKKCHFSVLIPILAILTGAASAETTLKTSGQIRVRCELDEKSFDTAFTTRTFALMRTRVGLEATIDSNAHAFVQFQDSRTLGGRDQFGKLQSGSLNDGKNVDLHQAYIQVDRIWFDGFGSKAGRFAFDLGNQRVFGSVDWHNVGRIWEGAIGWYESPGFTINGFWLKPQEENYEGFNGDFDVFGALVELDSAGVELFAFYEIDFDTAGSLFGEETSVTDPDDHVLDRWNFGIYYKKQIEPLDLELNGAFQTGQVINEATTYDLQAFMLTAEAGYAFAGSAKAQISAGVDFASGDDDSTDTKIKTYDNTYYTGHKFRGYMDNFVNSESAGLIDILGRARFNPHPNWTAGADFHYFRTAQNYRDPGTGQATFDVGMEIDITINTVSIAGVKATAGGSVFLPKESFVRFREGDADLTQADPTWWLYTQTTVNF; encoded by the coding sequence GTGAAAAAATGTCATTTCAGCGTCCTGATCCCGATTCTGGCGATACTCACTGGTGCGGCATCGGCGGAGACGACCCTTAAAACATCGGGGCAGATCCGAGTGCGGTGCGAGCTTGATGAAAAGTCATTCGATACGGCGTTCACGACCCGGACTTTTGCGCTCATGAGAACACGGGTCGGCTTAGAGGCCACGATCGACAGCAACGCGCACGCTTTTGTTCAATTCCAGGACAGCCGCACTCTCGGAGGCAGGGATCAGTTCGGCAAGCTGCAGTCCGGCTCGTTGAACGACGGCAAAAACGTTGACCTGCATCAGGCATACATCCAGGTTGACCGGATCTGGTTCGACGGCTTTGGCAGCAAGGCCGGCCGGTTTGCGTTCGACCTGGGAAATCAGCGCGTGTTCGGCTCGGTAGACTGGCACAATGTCGGCCGCATATGGGAGGGGGCGATCGGGTGGTATGAGTCCCCCGGCTTCACCATAAACGGCTTCTGGCTAAAACCGCAGGAAGAGAATTACGAAGGCTTCAACGGTGATTTCGATGTTTTCGGTGCGCTGGTCGAGCTGGACAGCGCCGGAGTAGAACTGTTCGCCTTTTACGAAATCGATTTTGACACGGCCGGATCACTCTTTGGAGAAGAAACAAGCGTGACCGATCCGGACGATCATGTGCTCGATCGGTGGAACTTCGGCATCTACTATAAGAAGCAGATCGAACCACTTGATTTAGAGCTAAACGGTGCATTTCAGACGGGCCAGGTTATCAACGAAGCGACTACTTACGATCTCCAGGCTTTTATGTTAACTGCCGAGGCCGGTTATGCTTTCGCCGGTAGCGCCAAAGCACAGATTTCGGCCGGTGTCGACTTCGCCTCGGGCGACGATGATTCCACCGACACGAAAATCAAAACTTACGACAACACGTATTACACCGGCCACAAGTTCAGGGGCTATATGGATAACTTCGTCAATTCGGAGTCGGCGGGGCTTATAGATATCCTGGGTCGAGCCAGGTTTAATCCTCATCCTAACTGGACCGCCGGCGCGGACTTCCACTACTTCCGCACGGCGCAGAACTATCGCGATCCCGGCACCGGACAGGCCACCTTCGACGTCGGCATGGAGATAGACATCACGATCAACACCGTTAGCATAGCCGGAGTCAAGGCTACTGCGGGAGGGTCGGTGTTTCTGCCCAAAGAATCGTTCGTACGATTTCGCGAGGGCGATGCCGACCTTACCCAGGCCGACCCGACATGGTGGCTGTACACTCAAACCACTGTGAACTTTTGA
- the argF gene encoding ornithine carbamoyltransferase, which produces MPRSLCEITDFSSAEIHEMLDLCTDLKSGKLAPRPLEGKAAACIFLKESLRTRVSFEVGISQLGGHPIYITDKEIKLGQRESVADAARVLSRYVGLIMIRTFAQADVVELAKYASVPVINGLTDLVHPCQILGDYFTAIEHLGKRERYAVAYLGDGNNVTNSWLNLASRVPLDIRVGTSGDTLPNPIHVGRAKSNPKSRVLITDDPKEAVRGADVVYTDVWASMGQKHLAEEKASKLKKFQVNSALLEEAGPEAIVMHCLPAERGKEITDEVMDGPRSVVFDEAENRLHIQKAIMVFLLQH; this is translated from the coding sequence ATGCCCCGTTCACTCTGCGAAATCACTGACTTCAGCTCAGCAGAAATCCACGAAATGCTGGACTTGTGCACCGACCTCAAATCAGGGAAGCTCGCCCCGAGACCTCTTGAGGGGAAAGCAGCAGCGTGCATCTTTCTGAAAGAATCGCTTCGGACGCGGGTTTCATTCGAGGTAGGGATCAGTCAACTGGGCGGCCACCCAATCTATATCACCGACAAGGAAATCAAACTCGGCCAGCGCGAGTCGGTGGCCGATGCCGCGAGAGTTTTATCGCGTTACGTAGGTCTGATCATGATTCGCACCTTTGCTCAGGCCGATGTGGTTGAGCTGGCGAAATACGCCTCGGTGCCGGTCATTAACGGCCTGACCGACCTGGTCCATCCGTGCCAGATCCTGGGGGACTACTTCACGGCGATAGAACACCTTGGCAAGCGCGAACGGTACGCGGTGGCGTATCTCGGCGACGGCAACAATGTCACTAATAGCTGGCTGAATTTGGCCTCCCGGGTGCCGCTGGACATCAGGGTGGGTACGTCCGGAGACACGCTCCCCAACCCGATTCATGTCGGGCGCGCCAAGTCCAATCCAAAGAGCAGGGTGCTGATTACCGACGATCCTAAAGAAGCCGTCCGCGGTGCCGATGTAGTCTATACCGATGTCTGGGCCTCGATGGGCCAGAAACATCTGGCAGAAGAAAAGGCGAGCAAACTAAAGAAGTTTCAGGTAAATAGCGCTCTGCTGGAGGAGGCCGGACCCGAGGCGATAGTGATGCACTGCCTCCCCGCCGAACGAGGCAAGGAGATTACCGACGAGGTGATGGACGGGCCGCGCTCGGTGGTTTTCGACGAGGCAGAAAACCGACTGCATATACAGAAAGCCATCATGGTGTTTCTGCTGCAGCACTGA
- a CDS encoding PaaI family thioesterase: MTYPDPDFDMALPATYPHPMKEIIRYGGCFVCGDQNKFGLQAKFFDNNGEAVTDVVASPAFEGYYGIYHGGVLASLLDEVMIKAILARGVFAVTAEMTVRFRRPVSIGEKLKITGRIVSRKGRVYATEGTAAGSDGTVFATAIGTYLEAREDLKSRLVRSLGK, from the coding sequence GTGACTTACCCCGACCCCGACTTTGACATGGCGCTTCCCGCGACCTATCCTCACCCCATGAAAGAGATAATTAGATACGGCGGCTGCTTTGTCTGCGGGGATCAGAATAAGTTCGGCCTGCAGGCGAAGTTCTTTGATAATAACGGCGAGGCCGTCACCGATGTCGTGGCCTCGCCGGCATTCGAGGGATATTACGGGATATATCACGGTGGGGTGCTGGCAAGCCTGCTCGATGAGGTGATGATTAAGGCTATATTAGCGCGAGGGGTTTTTGCCGTGACCGCGGAGATGACCGTTCGTTTTCGCCGACCCGTGTCGATAGGCGAGAAGCTCAAGATTACCGGCAGGATCGTAAGCCGGAAAGGCCGGGTTTACGCCACGGAGGGCACAGCCGCCGGTTCCGACGGGACTGTCTTTGCCACGGCCATCGGCACCTATCTCGAGGCGCGCGAGGACCTCAAATCGCGACTGGTCCGCTCGCTCGGTAAGTAG